Genomic DNA from Pseudomonadota bacterium:
CAGCGGCCCGGGAATATGCAGAATCCATTGATTTAAAGCTAGGTAAATTGGCCCAGCCGTTGCGCGCAGCATTAACTGGCAGTAATGTATCTCCTAGTATTTTTGAGGTGATGCAAGTTTTAGGGCGCGAAGAATCGGTTGCTAGAATAGAAGCTGCATCTCAAGCCTAAAAAATAGGTGCCCTACCTGAAAATAGGCAGGACACCAAAAGAGAAAGTGATGACTACAAAGACTTTCTCCTAGACCTTGATAAAAATCAAGCTACTGGAACATCTACCGGTACATCATCGGGGATGTGATCCATTGCTGTGCCTATATGTTCTCCAGCCTGATCCGGCATAGGATCTGGCGGCCCCTGTGGCACGTCATCTGGCATCCCCGAACCATCTCCACGGTTTTCTAGAGCATCCTCGGCCGTATCACTAGCTTGTTCAGGCAACCCGTCAAAGAGGACAAGTTCTGAAAATTCAATTGAACCCATATCTGGAGGACCCATTGGGAATCCTTCGGGCGGCCCAAAGGGAGGATCACCTTCCGGCGGCCCCTGTGGCACATCATCTGGCATCCCCGAACCATCTCCAAGGTTTTCCAGAGCTTCCCTGGCTGTATCACTAGCTTGTTCAGGCAATTCTTCAGGGCCGAGTTCTCCATCACCACCTTCGCCTTCACCTTCGCCTTCACTTTCGTCCTCTTCCTCCTCTTCTTCTTCCTCTTCTTCTTCCTCTTCATTCTCTTTCTCTTCGTCCTCATTTACTTCCTCAAATTCCTCTTCATTCTCCTCCTCAGGATCTTCTTCCTCCATCTCTATATCTGGCATATCAGGATGTTCTGGCATATGGCTTAAACCCCAATCAGGATGATCTTCCGCTGCTTCAGGAATAATTGGTGGAATATTTTCGTCAAATATATCTTTCATAATAACCTCCATTTATTTACACTGTTAAATTATAGATATATAAAAAACACACCTACATTTCTTATTAAATAATATATTAGTTTTATTTTGGTTAATTTTAAAAAAGATATTTTTTTGACAGTATAGATGTGATTTGAAACCGGAGATCAGCTTCGAAGTTTTTTCATATTCTCAGCATAATATTTTTCTCCACCTGTGAAAACAGCAGTCCCTGCAATCAAAACATTTGCTCCTGCATCAATAACCAACTTAGCTGTTTGAAAGGTAATCCCCCCATCAACAGCAAGATCAATCGAATGGGATTGTTTGTCTGCAAGAACTCGAAGCGCATGAATCTTTGACAGTTGCTCTTTGATAAAACTCTGTCCTCCAAAACCTGGGTTGACTGTCATCACCAAAATTTGATCAACCAACTCCATGACATATTGGATATCGGCAATGGACGAGGATGGGTTCAAAGCAACCCCTGCCCTTTTGCCCAAAGCTTTGATTTTTTGCAAAGATCGGTGCAGATGTGGACTTGAATCGGTGTGAATTGTAATTAGATCAGCGCCAGCTGCCGCATAATCCTCGAGATATGGATCCACTGGAGCAATCATCAAGTGGGTATCAAACGGCAATTTTGTATGTGGACGCAATGCCTTGATCACTGCTGGACCGAAGGTCAAATTAGGCACATAATGGCCATCCATAACATCTAGGTGAATAAAATCAGCACCTGCTTGCTCAATGGCTTTTATTTCACGGGCCAAATTAGCAAAATCAGCTGCTAAAATAGATGGCGCAATGCGGATCGATTGTGGCATAGTCAAACAAAACTCCCTAAGTGATCAAGTAGTGTAACAAAATTAGACACAAGATGGCACATTTTGAAAATAACCCCAAACCCAAACAGAGACTTCTCTATCTAGTAAGCGAAGACTGGTATTTTTGCTCCCATCGCCTGAAACTGGCCGCAACTGCGAAAGAAAAAGGTTATGAGGTGGCTGTTGCGACTCGAGTCAATGCGCATAGCAAGGTCATCCAACAACACGGACTCACGCTATTTCCGCTAAAACATTTCAGGCGTGCTGGCCTCAACCCTTGGCGAGAGATTTTAACCTTGATTGAAATCTGGCGCCTTTACCGTCAATTCAAACCAGATATAGTACACCACGTAGCAATAAAACCTGTTTTATATGGGTCACTTGTTGCAAGACTGTACAAAATTCCTCAAGTGGTCAATGCGCTTGCTGGTATGGGCTACCTATTTACCTCCAAGAAAACAATCCCGCGCCTTGCAAGCACGCTTTTACTGAAAGTCTTTAGGAAAATTTTCAACCAAAAGCATCACACACTTATTGTGCAAAACCAGGACGATGAAAGACTTTGGCGTGATTATGCCAAGGTCAAACCCACACGAATTGCTCTGATTCGTGGCAGTGGCGTTGATATCAAACAATTTTCTCCCTCACCTGAACCAGAAGGAATTCCCATTGTTGTCTGCGCTTCACGCATGCTAAAAGACAAAGGCATAGAGGATTTGGCACAAGCCGCTCTAATCTTAGCCCGCAAACGAATTCGCGCACGGATTCTCCTCTGTGGTCCTGCCGATGATGATAATCCTGGGTCTCTTTCCGCAACCCAGTTACGTCAATGGGAACAAAACGTTTCCCTTGAGTGGCTGGGGCCTGTTGCAGATATGAGCAAGCGATATGCTGAGTGCCATATCGCTGTGCTACCCTCATACCGGGAAGGCATGCCCAAAAGTCTTTTAGAAGCAGCAGCAGCAGGTTTGCCTATCATTACCACCAACGTACCAGGTTGTCGTGAGGTTGTTGAAAATGGCCGTAACGGGCTATTGGTTCCGGCACAACAGCCTATTGCTTTGGCCGAAGCATTGGGCATTCTCATCAATCACTCCAAACTGCGCCAAAAATTTGGACGTGCCAGCCGGAAAAAAGCGGTGAACGAATTTGCCGATTCTTTGATCATTGAGCAAACCCTTAATTTGTATGCTGAAAAACATATTGCTACTACCCAAGAAGCGATTGTTGACGCAGCCTAGCGAAAAGGCTATCTAGGAATTAAAGCTATCATTTTAAGAGGAACACAATAAACTATGTCTGTTTTACCTTTATGTACCGCACCTCATCCCTGTCTTGTGACTCCAACACAAAAAGTCACCAACATCGATAAGGAAATTCTTAAATTGTTAGACGATATGTTGGATACAATGCATGAAAATGATGGGATTGGTCTTGCTGCCAACCAAGTAGGAATCTCCAAACGACTAGCGGTGATTGACTTAGGTGATGAGCCCTCCCATACTAATCATCCTCGACCATTAAAATTGATCAATCCTCAACTGATTTGGGCAGCAAAAGAAAAGGTACCTCTAGAACAAGGCTGTCTTTCTGTTCCAGAGCACTGTTGTGAAGTCATCCGTCCTAAGGAAGTCAAGGTCAAATACACAAATGAAAAGGGCAGCGAACAAGAAATTCATGGCACAGGCTTAATGGCCCATTGCCTACAACACGAAATAGATCATTTGGAGGGAAAACTCATTATCGACTACCTATCCCAACTTAAGAAAAAAATGGCTTTGCGCAGACTATCCAAACTTCGTAAGCAATCAGAATTATCATGACAACACATATACAACCCCTGCGCATTATTTTTATGGGCACACCTGAATTTGCAGTGCCAACACTGCAAGCGCTCATCGACAGTCCACATAAGGTCGTTGCGGTGTACAGCCAACCCCCACGACCAGTTGGGCGCGGCCACAAAATTCAACCAAGTCCCGTGCATGCTCTTGCGCAAAAACATAATATTCCAGTGCAAACACCAAAGTCTCTTAGGTCCGAAGAGGCCCAGGGCGTCTTTGCCTCGTACAAAGCTGACCTAGCCGTGGTGGTCACCTACGGTCTCATTCTACCTGCTGCAATTCTTGCAAGTCCTCGCTTGGGATGCATCAATATCCACGTCTCGTTACTACCCCGATGGCGCGGTGCTGCCCCTATTCATCACGCACTCCTGGCCGGAGATACTGAAACAGGTATTACCATTATGCAAATGGATGAAGGACTCGATACTGGTCCTATGTTTAAGCAGCAGGCATTTCCCATTACACCAACGACAACTGTGCCTGAGCTTTATGAAACTCTGGCACAAGAAGGCGCACACCTGCTGGTGCAAATTTTAGCTCCCTTAAATGAGGGAAAGCTCAAGCCTATGCCCCAACCAGAAACAGGAGCCTGCTACGCTCCTAAAATTACCAAAGAGATGGGCAAGCTAGACTGGACTCTACCTGCTCAGGAATTGGAGAGAAAAATCAGAGCTCTCAATCCCTGGCCTGGAACTTGGTTTGAATGGAATTCCCAGAATATTAAAATTCGTAAAGCTCAAATTGTTCAACAGAAGGGGCAACCAGGTATAGTCCTTGACGATCAACTGACAATTGCTTGTGGTCAAGATGCTCTGCAACCCCTTGAAGTGCAGCCCCCAGGCAAAAAAGCTATGACCGTACTAGATTTCTTAAATGGACACAACGTTCCAGCTGGAACACAACTTTCTTGAACTATGGCACGTTATAAGCTGACCCTTGAGTACGATGGAACGCCTTTTGTTGGCTGGCAAGTCCAAGATAGCGGCCTATCTGTCCAAGAAGTCCTGGAGACAGCCATCAAACGACTTTGCGGGTGTTCCGTTCGCGCCCATTGTGCAGGTAGAACCGATGCCGGAGTCCACGCTACTGGCCAAGTAGCACACTGCGATTTGCCCAAAGACTATCCTGCACACCAAGTGCAAAATGCCCTCAATTATCACATGAAACCGCATCCTGTTGCTGTCACCCATGCAGAAATTGTCTCAGATGATTTTCATGCAAGGTTTTCGGCCATAGAGCGCCGTTATCTTTATCGAATTATTATCCGCACCGCCCCACTGGTGCTAGAGCGCAACCGCGCTTGGCGTATTAACCACGATCTCGATGCCAGGGCAATGCACGATGCGGCCCAAATCCTTTTAGGCCAACACGACTTTTCAACTTTTAGAGCTCAAGCGTGCCAAGCCAAATCGCCAATAAAAACCCTGGATCAACTTGATGTGACACAAATCGATAATCAAATTGAGTTTAAAGTACGTGCACGTTCTTTCCTGCATCACCAGGTCCGCAACATCGTTGGCAGCCTTAAGCTTGTTGGTGAAGGTAAATGGATCAAACAAGATTTACAAAAAGCACTTGATGCTTGTGACCGCAGGAAAGGCGGTCCCACAGTTCCCGCCAAGGGGCTGTATTTGACAGCAGTAATATATTATGATGAGTGATTCATCGACAATAGGGAAAATACCACACAATGAACCAAATCAACGTTAAGGAAGGCGCCACCTTTGGCTACGGCATTCTCATGGAGCATTGGAGGTCGATTGCACCACTTATTATCATAATGCTCCCAGCGTTTTTTGTTGTTTCCATGCTGGGACAATATCTTACAAACCCTATGGTCTCCAATGTAGCGAATAATGTATGGGTTCGTTTTCCAAGTACCCTACTTATATCACTGCTACAGTTTTGGTTGATTGCCCCATTTCATGTTTCCATTTATCGACTGGTCTTGTGCAAAGAGCCC
This window encodes:
- the rpe gene encoding ribulose-phosphate 3-epimerase produces the protein MPQSIRIAPSILAADFANLAREIKAIEQAGADFIHLDVMDGHYVPNLTFGPAVIKALRPHTKLPFDTHLMIAPVDPYLEDYAAAGADLITIHTDSSPHLHRSLQKIKALGKRAGVALNPSSSIADIQYVMELVDQILVMTVNPGFGGQSFIKEQLSKIHALRVLADKQSHSIDLAVDGGITFQTAKLVIDAGANVLIAGTAVFTGGEKYYAENMKKLRS
- the fmt gene encoding methionyl-tRNA formyltransferase, whose amino-acid sequence is MTTHIQPLRIIFMGTPEFAVPTLQALIDSPHKVVAVYSQPPRPVGRGHKIQPSPVHALAQKHNIPVQTPKSLRSEEAQGVFASYKADLAVVVTYGLILPAAILASPRLGCINIHVSLLPRWRGAAPIHHALLAGDTETGITIMQMDEGLDTGPMFKQQAFPITPTTTVPELYETLAQEGAHLLVQILAPLNEGKLKPMPQPETGACYAPKITKEMGKLDWTLPAQELERKIRALNPWPGTWFEWNSQNIKIRKAQIVQQKGQPGIVLDDQLTIACGQDALQPLEVQPPGKKAMTVLDFLNGHNVPAGTQLS
- a CDS encoding glycosyltransferase family 4 protein → MAHFENNPKPKQRLLYLVSEDWYFCSHRLKLAATAKEKGYEVAVATRVNAHSKVIQQHGLTLFPLKHFRRAGLNPWREILTLIEIWRLYRQFKPDIVHHVAIKPVLYGSLVARLYKIPQVVNALAGMGYLFTSKKTIPRLASTLLLKVFRKIFNQKHHTLIVQNQDDERLWRDYAKVKPTRIALIRGSGVDIKQFSPSPEPEGIPIVVCASRMLKDKGIEDLAQAALILARKRIRARILLCGPADDDNPGSLSATQLRQWEQNVSLEWLGPVADMSKRYAECHIAVLPSYREGMPKSLLEAAAAGLPIITTNVPGCREVVENGRNGLLVPAQQPIALAEALGILINHSKLRQKFGRASRKKAVNEFADSLIIEQTLNLYAEKHIATTQEAIVDAA
- the def gene encoding peptide deformylase, which encodes MSVLPLCTAPHPCLVTPTQKVTNIDKEILKLLDDMLDTMHENDGIGLAANQVGISKRLAVIDLGDEPSHTNHPRPLKLINPQLIWAAKEKVPLEQGCLSVPEHCCEVIRPKEVKVKYTNEKGSEQEIHGTGLMAHCLQHEIDHLEGKLIIDYLSQLKKKMALRRLSKLRKQSELS
- the truA gene encoding tRNA pseudouridine(38-40) synthase TruA, which translates into the protein MARYKLTLEYDGTPFVGWQVQDSGLSVQEVLETAIKRLCGCSVRAHCAGRTDAGVHATGQVAHCDLPKDYPAHQVQNALNYHMKPHPVAVTHAEIVSDDFHARFSAIERRYLYRIIIRTAPLVLERNRAWRINHDLDARAMHDAAQILLGQHDFSTFRAQACQAKSPIKTLDQLDVTQIDNQIEFKVRARSFLHHQVRNIVGSLKLVGEGKWIKQDLQKALDACDRRKGGPTVPAKGLYLTAVIYYDE